A window of Macrobrachium rosenbergii isolate ZJJX-2024 chromosome 15, ASM4041242v1, whole genome shotgun sequence contains these coding sequences:
- the LOC136846783 gene encoding uncharacterized protein translates to MKHLVVIFASVFVAAESALLQGYNLPTPGSSSGFTHGAGGSIGGTGGSIGGTGGSFGGTGGSFGGTGGSFGGTGGSFGGTGGSFVSSGVSTGGGGFVSSGFGGGSVSCGDGQVAHGGSCVTPQVERSVYVYDVPAQPRPVGPAPHIPGPKVEHNIVFVRLPEDAAEQEPIVVPPPQQKNIVYVLNKATPEDGQKVIHVPAPPKSQPEVYFVNVGDGQNPTLPGGVDLQSALSSAVHQGVGQVIGSAGSGIGGGAGIGGGAGIGGGAGIGGGAGIGGGAGIGGGAGIGGVSGGSVGVAHDSGFGVGLGGVSGGVSGGDSFVGSGDIGGSVGVGSIGLGGSVGSVGSTGIISGGGSTTPSGLYSPP, encoded by the exons ATGAAACATCTCGTGGTG attttcGCATCTGTGTTTGTGGCAGCAGAATCTGCCTTACTCCAGGGCTATAACTTGCCCACCCCTGGATCTTCTTCTGGATTTACCCATGGTGCAGGAGGGTCCATCGGTGGTACAGGAGGGTCCATCGGTGGTACAGGAGGGTCCTTCGGTGGTACAGGAGGGTCCTTCGGTGGTACAGGAGGGTCCTTCGGTGGTACAGGAGGGTCCTTCGGTGGTACAGGAGGGTCCTTCGTCTCCTCTGGAGTGAGCACTGGAGGAGGAGGTTTTGTATCTTCTGGCTTTGGGGGAGGTTCCGTGTCTTGTGGTGATGGACAGGTCGCTCATGGAGGAAGCTGTGTAACTCCTCAAGTGGAACGCAGTGTCTACGTCTACGACGTCCCTGCACAGCCCCGACCTGTCGGCCCCGCCCCTCACATCCCAGGACCAAAGGTTGAACACAACATTGTCTTTGTGCGCCTTCCAGAGGACGCTGCAGAACAAGAACCAATTGTGGTTCCTCCACCCCAGCAGAAGAACATCGTCTATGTCCTCAACAAGGCAACTCCAGAAGATGGACAGAAGGTCATCCACGTTCCAGCACCACCCAAGAGCCAGCCTGAAGTCTACTTCGTCAACGTCGGTGACGGCCAGAACCCAACTCTTCCAGGAGGCGTTGATCTTCAGAGTGCCCTCAGCAGCGCTGTCCACCAGGGAGTGGGACAAGTCATTGGAAGTGCTGGATCAGGCATTGGTGGAGGAGCAGGCATAGGTGGGGGAGCAGGCATTGGTGGAGGAGCAGGCATCGGTGGAGGAGCAGGCATTGGTGGAGGAGCAGGCATTGGTGGAGGAGCAGGCATTGGTGGCGTCTCTGGAGGCTCAGTTGGAGTTGCACATGACAGCGGATTTGGAGTTGGACTTGGTGGAGTTTCCGGTGGCGTCAGTGGTGGTGATAGCTTCGTTGGAAGTGGTGATATCGGAGGCTCCGTCGGCGTTGGAAGCATCGGTTTAGGAGGCTCTGTCGGTAGTGTAGGATCTACTGGAATCATCTCAGGAGGTGGTTCTACTACTCCAAGTGGCCTGTATTCCCCACCTTAA
- the LOC136846365 gene encoding uncharacterized PE-PGRS family protein PE_PGRS46-like — MKHCVLIWASLLVAAESALLPSYGLPSHGSSHGSSHGSSSIGTGGSFVSSGVGTGGGSFDASGLGTGGGFVSSGFSTGGDLVSSGFGTGGGFTSSGFGTGGDSLSGSFGSGGSFTSGGSFTSGGSFSSGGSFSGHGGSISCGDGQVAHAGGCATPEVERNVFVYDIPEQPRPVGPPPHIPGPKVQQNIVFVRLPEDSVEQDPIVVPPPQQKNVVYVLNKASAVSGPKVIHVPAPPKSQPEVYFVNVGEGQNPTLPGGVDLQSALSSADHQGVGQVIGSDLGGVDVRGGLAGGSGFGVGLTGGVSGGAVSDVGGFVGGGDIGGSIGGGGFGGSIGGGSISGGSIGGGDFGGSIGGGGFGGSIGGGSISGGSIGGGDFGGSIGGGSISGGLGSSFGGGLDGGSFEVSGESFVSGGVSSGGSLAPSGLYGPRGEYRPLGVVEPPPEMIPVDPTLPTEPPKPMLPTPTEPPISPLPTKLSPPLTPPETPPSPTPNPLSCATPTEPPETPPMPAPPPMPAPPPMPAPPPMPAPPPMPAPPPMPAPPPMPDPALPMTCPTPWWTALLRPEDTKPPPPVLTPEETKDPPVPPKDPPVPPKDPPVPPKDPPVPPKDPPVPPMDPPVPPMDPPAPWYSHITIKALSAVVVSEALSAVVVSEALSAVVISGGSSAGGSISGGSIGGGSISGGSIGGGDFGGSIGGGSITGGSIGGGSISGGSIGGESISGGSIGGGSITGGSIGGESISGGSVGSGDFGGSIAGGDYGGSIGGGDFGGSIGGGDFGGSIGGGDFEGSIDGGDFGGSVGGGSNSGGSIGGGNFGGSIGGGSISGGSIGGGDFGGSIAGGDFGGSVGGGDFGGSIGGGSIFGGSIGGGSIFGGSIGGGSIFGGSIGGGSISGGSIAGGDFGDSIGGGDFGGSIGGGSIFGGSIGGGSISGGSIGGGSISGGLGSSFGGGLDGGSFEASGESFVSGGVSSGGSLAPSGLYGPP, encoded by the exons ATGAAGCACTGTGTACTG ATCTGGGCATCTCTGCTGGTGGCAGCAGAATCTGCCTTACTCCCGAGCTATGGCCTGCCTTCCCATGGATCTTCCCATGGATCTTCCCATGGATCCTCTAGCATTGGCACAGGAGGTTCCTTCGTTTCCTCTGGTGTAGGAACTGGTGGGGGATCCTTCGACGCCTCTGGGCTGGGTACCGGAGGAGGTTTTGTGTCTTCTGGATTCTCCACTGGTGGAGATTTAGTGTCCTCCGGCTTCGGCACTGGAGGAGGTTTTACATCCTCTGGTTTTGGTACCGGAGGAGACTCTTTATCCGGCAGCTTTGGAAGTGGTGGATCCTTTACCAGTGGTGGATCCTTTACCAGTGGTGGATCCTTCAGCAGTGGTGGATCCTTCTCTGGACATGGTGGCTCCATCTCTTGCGGTGATGGACAGGTCGCCCATGCTGGAGGCTGCGCGACTCCTGAAGTGGAGCGCAACGTCTTCGTCTACGACATCCCAGAGCAGCCCCGACCTGTCGGCCCCCCCCCTCACATCCCAGGACCAAAGGTCCAGCAAAACATCGTCTTCGTGCGTCTTCCAGAGGACTCTGTAGAGCAGGATCCTATTGTGGTTCCTCCACCCCAGCAGAAGAATGTCGTTTACGTCCTCAACAAAGCATCTGCAGTCAGTGGACCAAAGGTCATCCACGTTCCAGCACCACCCAAGAGCCAGCCTGAAGTCTACTTCGTCAACGTCGGTGAGGGCCAGAACCCAACTCTTCCAGGAGGTGTTGATCTTCAGAGTGCCCTCAGCAGCGCTGACCATCAGGGAGTCGGTCAGGTCATTGGTAGTGACTTGGGCGGGGTAGATGTCAGAGGAGGACTTGCAGGGGGCAGTGGATTCGGTGTAGGACTTACTGGAGGCGTTTCCGGTGGCGCCGTCAGTGACGTTGGTGGCTTTGTTGGCGGTGGTGATATCGGAGGCTCTATCGGCGGTGGTGGTTTCGGAGGCTCTATCGGCGGTGGAAGCATTTCCGGAGGCTCTATCGGCGGTGGTGATTTCGGAGGCTCTATCGGCGGTGGTGGTTTCGGAGGCTCTATCGGCGGTGGAAGCATTTCCGGAGGCTCTATCGGCGGTGGTGATTTCGGAGGCTCTATCGGCGGTGGAAGCATTTCCGGAGGTTTGGGAAGCTCTTTCGGCGGTGGCCTTGATGGTGGAAGCTTCGAAGTTTCAGGTGAAAGCTTCGTTTCTGGAGGCGTTTCCTCCGGTGGCTCACTTGCCCCAAGTGGTCTGTACGGCCCTC GTGGGGAATACAGGCCACTTGGAGTAGTAGAACCACCTCCTGAGATGATTCCAGTAGATCCTACACTACCGACAGAGCCTCCTAAACCGATGCTTCCAACGCCGACGGAGCCTCCGATATCACCACTTCCAACGAAGCTATCACCACCACTGACGCCACCGGAAACTCCACCAAGTCCAACTCCAAATCCGCTGTCATGTGCAACTCCAACTGAGCCTCCAGAGACGCCACCAATGCCTGCTCCTCCACCAATGCCTGCTCCTCCACCAATGCCTGCTCCTCCACCGATGCCTGCTCCTCCACCAATGCCTGCTCCCCCACCTATGCCTGCTCCTCCACCAATGCCTGATCCAGCACTTCCAATGACTTGTCCCACTCCCTGGTGGACAGCGCTGCTGAGG CCAGAAGATACAAAACCTCCTCCTCCAGTGCTCACTCCAGAGGAGACGAAGGACCCTCCTGTACCACCGAAGGACCCTCCTGTACCACCGAAGGACCCTCCTGTACCACCGAAGGACCCTCCTGTACCACCGAAGGACCCTCCTGTACCACCGATGGACCCTCCTGTACCACCGATGGACCCTCCTGCACCATGG tactCCCACATCACGATCAAA GCTCTGTCGGCGGTGGTGGTTTCGGAGGCTCTATCGGCGGTGGTGGTTTCGGAGGCTCTATCGGCGGTGGTGATTTCTGGAGGCTCTAGCGCCGGTGGAAGCATTTCAGGAGGCTCTATCGGAGGTGGAAGCATTTCCGGAGGCTCTATCGGCGGTGGTGATTTCGGAGGCTCTATCGGCGGTGGAAGCATTACCGGAGGCTCTATCGGCGGTGGAAGCATTTCCGGAGGCTCTATCGGCGGTGAAAGTATTTCCGGAGGCTCTATCGGCGGTGGAAGCATTACCGGAGGCTCTATCGGCGGTGAAAGTATTTCCGGAGGCTCTGTCGGCAGTGGTGATTTCGGAGGCTCTATCGCCGGTGGTGATTACGGAGGCTCTATCGGCGGTGGTGATTTCGGAGGCTCTATCGGCGGTGGTGATTTCGGAGGCTCTATCGGCGGTGGTGATTTCGAAGGCTCTATCGACGGTGGTGATTTCGGAGGCTCTGTCGGTGGTGGAAGCAATTCCGGAGGCTCTATCGGCGGTGGTAATTTCGGAGGCTCTATCGGCGGTGGAAGCATTTCCGGAGGCTCTATCGGCGGTGGTGATTTCGGAGGCTCTATCGCCGGTGGTGATTTCGGAGGCTCTGTCGGCGGTGGTGATTTCGGAGGCTCTATCGGCGGTGGAAGCATTTTCGGAGGCTCTATCGGCGGTGGAAGCATTTTCGGAGGCTCTATCGGCGGTGGAAGCATTTTCGGAGGCTCTATCGGCGGTGGAAGCATTTCCGGAGGCTCTATCGCCGGTGGTGATTTCGGAGACTCTATCGGCGGTGGTGATTTCGGAGGCTCTATCGGCGGTGGAAGCATTTTCGGAGGCTCTATCGGCGGTGGAAGTATTTCCGGAGGCTCTATCGGCGGTGGAAGCATTTCCGGAGGTTTGGGAAGCTCCTTCGGCGGTGGCCTTGATGGTGGAAGCTTCGAAGCTTCAGGTGAAAGCTTCGTTTCTGGAGGCGTTTCCTCCGGTGGCTCACTTGCCCCAAGTGGTCTGTACGGCCCTCCTTAA